A single genomic interval of Cucumis sativus cultivar 9930 chromosome 5, Cucumber_9930_V3, whole genome shotgun sequence harbors:
- the LOC101211984 gene encoding exopolygalacturonase, with the protein MGLRWNFVAFLSLLFLLASTTKGQSVFDVTRYGAKPNTDITHALLNAWKGACASTSRSKVLIPKGIYLLSQSNLKGPCKSSIEIQVQGTLQAPPDPKGDGLVILEYIDQLTLSGTGVFDGQGKAGWEKNDCHKKKICTKLPMTLKFNFVTNSIVKDITSLDSKNFHINLLGCKNITFEHVTISAPENSPNTDGIHISSSEQIRILNTKISTGDDCVSVGDSNKDITIRDVTCGPGHGISIGSLGKYTKEKAVEGVWVTKCKLIKTTNGVRIKTWPDSAVKYSASDMHFEDIEMIDVSNPILIDQEYCPWNQCNRKIPSSIKISKVSFKNIRGTTVTPVAVKLVCSKSIPCEAVEVADIDLKYNGNKGSITSQCANVKPIISGKQNPRICAEAAPVDAPSID; encoded by the exons ATGGGTTTGAGATGGAACTTTGTGGCATTTCTATCTTTATTGTTCTTGTTGGCATCTACTACTAAAGGTCAATCTGTTTTTGATGTCACTCGGTATGGCGCAAAACCTAATACTGATATTACTCAC GCTTTACTAAATGCTTGGAAAGGAGCATGTGCATCAACAAGCAGAAGTAAAGTGTTGATTCCAAAAGGAATTTACTTGTTAAGTCAATCCAACCTTAAAGGTCCTTGCAAGAGTTCTATTGAAATTCAAGTTCAAGGGACATTGCAAGCTCCTCCCGATCCTAAAGGTGATGGGTTGGTCATTTTGGAATATATCGATCAACTGACATTGTCAGGCACTGGAGTTTTTGATGGGCAAGGAAAAGCGGGTTGGGAAAAGAATGATTGTcacaagaagaaaatatgtacCAAACTCCCAATG ACTTTGAAGTTCAATTTTGTCACCAATTCAATTGTGAAGGACATAACTTCGTTGGATAGTAAGAATTTCCATATCAACCTCTTGGGTTGCAAGAATATTACGTTTGAACATGTGACAATATCTGCACCAGAAAATAGCCCGAACACCGATGGAATTCATATTAGTAGTTCAGAACAAATTCGCATTCTCAATACAAAAATATCAACAGGAGATGATTGCGTGTCTGTAGGAGATAGTAACAAAGATATAACTATTAGAGATGTGACTTGCGGACCAGGACATGGAATCAGTATAGGAAGTTTAGGCAAGTACACTAAGGAAAAGGCTGTGGAAGGCGTTTGGGTGACAAAATGCAAATTAATCAAGACTACAAACGGTGTTAGGATAAAAACGTGGCCAGATTCTGCAGTAAAATATTCCGCCTCTGACATGCATTTTGAAGATATTGAAATGATTGATGTCAGCAATCCTATCCTCATAGACCAAGAATATTGTCCATGGAATCAATGCAACCGAAAA ATTCCATCGAGTATTAAAATCAGCAAAGTTAGCTTCAAAAATATTAGAGGCACTACTGTTACTCCAGTGGCGGTCAAACTTGTTTGCAGCAAAAGCATACCATGTGAAGCGGTGGAAGTTGCTGACATTGATCTAAAATACAATGGAAACAAAGGATCAATTACGTCTCAATGTGCAAATGTGAAGCCGATCATTTCTGGAAAGCAAAACCCTCGGATATGTGCCGAAGCTGCCCCTGTTGATGCTCCATCAATCGACTAG
- the LOC101211747 gene encoding MLP-like protein 43 produces MSITGKVEAHIEMKAAASKLHEMIVKRPHHISNASGDKIQGCRLHQGEWGKVGSIVYWDYFHDGEAKVGKHVIEAVDEEKNMVVYKVLEADLLKNYKDFRFIMQFTPKGEGSIAHCTLEYEKLHGKVPDSHSMLKLCEEVCKDLDAHLMEGN; encoded by the exons atgtctaTTACTGGGAAAGTTGAGGCTCACATTGAAATGAAAGCTGCAGCTTCGAAACTTCATGAAATGATTGTAAAGAGACCACACCATATATCCAATGCTTCTGGAGACAAAATACAAGGCTGCCGTTTGCACCAAGGTGAATGGGGAAAAGTTGGTTCTATTGTCTATTGGGATTACTTTCATG ATGGAGAGGCAAAGGTGGGAAAGCATGTAATCGAAGCAGTTGATGAGGAGAAGAACATGGTCGTTTACAAAGTGCTAGAAGCAGACCTTCTAAAGAATTATAAAGACTTCAGGTTTATAATGCAATTTACTCCAAAAGGAGAAGGAAGTATAGCTCATTGTACATTAGAATATGAGAAATTGCATGGAAAGGTTCCTGATTCACATTCCATGCTTAAGTTATGTGAAGAAGTTTGCAAAGATCTTGATGCTCACCTCATGGAAGGCAACTAA